In the Quercus lobata isolate SW786 chromosome 5, ValleyOak3.0 Primary Assembly, whole genome shotgun sequence genome, one interval contains:
- the LOC115988468 gene encoding acid phosphatase 1-like, with translation MKVLSLFFFLATIIATCQGAPHHHNPGFDCLSWRLAVETNNMRHWSVVPQACVSYVGHYMLGYQYRKDVQAVADLAYNFAKTAPLPRDLRTNLWIFDVADTVLSNLPYYAQPDVAFGGTPYNSTKFAIWEQKGISPAVPGILDLYKKVQSLGFKIVFISGRSESLREVTTKNLKNLGFTTWEKLILKQTSDAGTSSQIYKEKKRSELLAKGFYRIVGNVGDQWSDLVGEHVGIRTFKVPNPMYYIS, from the exons ATGAAGGTTTTATCGTTATTCTTCTTCCTTGCCACAATTATAGCAACATGCCAAGGAGCCCCCCACCACCACAATCCCGGCTTTGACTGCCTCAGTTGGCGTCTAGCCGTCGAAACTAACAACATGCGTCATTGGTCTGTGGTTCCACAAGCTTGTGTAAGCTACGTTGGGCACTACATGCTCGGCTACCAATATCGTAAGGATGTTCAAGCTGTGGCTGATCTTGCTTACAACTTTGCCAAGACCGCCCCACTCCCCAGGGACCTCAGGACAAATCTTTGGATCTTTGACGTTGCTGATACTGTGCTCTCTAACTTGCCTTATTATGCTCAACCTGATGTTGCTTTTGG GGGAACGCCATATAACTCGACAAAATTCGCAATATGGGAACAGAAAGGCATATCACCAGCAGTGCCTGGGATTCTTGACCTATACAAGAAAGTGCAAAGTCTTGGGTTTAAGATTGTCTTTATTTCAGGAAGGTCTGAGAGCTTGAGAGAAGTTACAACAAAGAACCTGAAGAATCTAGGTTTCACCACTTGGGAGAAGCTCATACTAAA GCAAACCTCTGATGCGGGTACCTCATCAcaaatttacaaagaaaagaaaagaagcgaGCTTCTAGCTAAGGGTTTTTACAGAATCGTTGGGAATGTGGGAGATCAATGGAGTGATCTAGTGGGAGAACATGTTGGCATCCGGACATTTAAGGTGCCTAACCCAATGTACTACATTAGTTGA